In Oncorhynchus kisutch isolate 150728-3 unplaced genomic scaffold, Okis_V2 scaffold983, whole genome shotgun sequence, a genomic segment contains:
- the LOC116363984 gene encoding uncharacterized protein LOC116363984 isoform X2 — translation MKILHVVSCCLLSALCVVESAGINVKGVVAGQVKIKCSHTWAGDNEKYFCKIKCYHRDRLVQTEGNKNYIEKGRYTIEDLRNGVSYVTIKNLRKTDSGTYWCGVERYGPDTYQEVHLTVTDGKFRDIICYRLHDFIREKQNGDSICGCLILLFYTQLLLDRQLSPPDLMSAQHPLTSRQHYLTSPQPSQTSLQHYLTSPQPSQTSLQHYLTSPQPSQTSLQHYLTSPQPSQTSLQHYLTSLKHFWHLEKSVVLLRLEQVDCVYEEIREADRQTDTLPVVISSVNSTVNSPTNSTTYPAGQAIGVPHCDIYANASCHKDDINPSYSTADHPDSLIYSNVDLPTDSRVSSSPSTASGTQDDSIYSTAQIPKDTVESTRYPAVHLSKDTPEDALYSTAQLPKDTVESTRYPAVHLSKDTPEDALYSTAQLPKII, via the exons ATGAAGATACTCCATGTtgtctcctgctgtctcctctcgg CTCTGTGTGTTGTGGAGTCAGCTGGCATTAATGTGAAGGGGGTGGTAGCAGGACAAGTCAAAATCAAATGCTCTCACACATGGGCAGGTGACAATGAAAAATATTTCTGCAAAATAAAATGTTACCATAGAGATCGTCTTGTTCAAACTGAGGGCAACAAGAATTATATTGAGAAAGGGAGATACACCATAGAAGACTTAAGGAATGGAGTCTCCTATGTGACCATCAAGAACCTGAGGAAGACAGACTCTGGTACCTACTGGTGTGGAGTGGAGAGATATGGCCCAGACACATACCAAGAGGTGCATCTCACAGTTACAGATGGTAAATTCAGAGATATTATTTGTTACAGGCTTCATGACTTCATTAGAGAAAAGCAAAATGGTGACAGTATTTGTGGATGCCTGATTCTTTTGTTTTACACACAGCTCCTCCTAGACCGTCAACTGTCACCTCCAGACCTCATGTCTGCACAACATCCTCTAACCTCTCGGCAACATTATCTAACATCTccacaaccctcccaaacctctctgCAACATTATCTAACATCTccacaaccctcccaaacctctctgCAACATTATCTAACATCTccacaaccctcccaaacctctctgCAACATTATCTAACATCTccacaaccctcccaaacctctctacaacattATCTAACATCTCTAAAACATTTCTGGCATCTGGAGAAATCAGTGGTCCTGCTTCGTCTAGAGCAG GTTGACTGTGTGTATGAGGAGatcagagaggcagacagacagacagacacacttccTGTGGTCATCTCTTCAGTTAACTCCACTGTCAACTCACCTACCAACTCTACAACCTACCCTGCTGGCCAAGCAATCGGTGTCCCACACTGTGACATCTATGCTAACGCTAGCTGCCACAAAGATGATATAAATCCAAGTTATTCTACTGCAGATCACCCAGATTCTCTCATCTACTCCAATGTGGATCTACCTACAGATTCTAGAGTCTCTTCAAGTCCTTCAACAGCCAGTGGAACCCAGGATGATTCCATCTACTCTACAGCCCAGATACCCAAAGATACTGTAGAATCTACAAGATACCCTGCTGTGCACCTCTCTAAAGACACTCCAGAAGATGCCCTCTACTCTACAGCCCAGCTACCCAAAGATACTGTAGAATCTACAAGATACCCTGCTGTACACCTCTCTAAAGACACTCCAGAAGATGCCCTCTACTCTACAGCCCAGCTACCCAAAATAATATAG
- the LOC116363984 gene encoding integrator complex subunit 6 homolog isoform X1, translated as MKILHVVSCCLLSALCVVESAGINVKGVVAGQVKIKCSHTWAGDNEKYFCKIKCYHRDRLVQTEGNKNYIEKGRYTIEDLRNGVSYVTIKNLRKTDSGTYWCGVERYGPDTYQEVHLTVTDAPPRPSTVTSRPHVCTTSSNLSATLSNISTTLPNLSATLSNISTTLPNLSATLSNISTTLPNLSATLSNISTTLPNLSTTLSNISKTFLASGEISGPASSRAGLMVWTSAGLVVMVTVLGLVLLLFYRQRRGTRRTPPPPPPPVSSNTQSDPTGEVDCVYEEIREADRQTDTLPVVISSVNSTVNSPTNSTTYPAGQAIGVPHCDIYANASCHKDDINPSYSTADHPDSLIYSNVDLPTDSRVSSSPSTASGTQDDSIYSTAQIPKDTVESTRYPAVHLSKDTPEDALYSTAQLPKDTVESTRYPAVHLSKDTPEDALYSTAQLPKII; from the exons ATGAAGATACTCCATGTtgtctcctgctgtctcctctcgg CTCTGTGTGTTGTGGAGTCAGCTGGCATTAATGTGAAGGGGGTGGTAGCAGGACAAGTCAAAATCAAATGCTCTCACACATGGGCAGGTGACAATGAAAAATATTTCTGCAAAATAAAATGTTACCATAGAGATCGTCTTGTTCAAACTGAGGGCAACAAGAATTATATTGAGAAAGGGAGATACACCATAGAAGACTTAAGGAATGGAGTCTCCTATGTGACCATCAAGAACCTGAGGAAGACAGACTCTGGTACCTACTGGTGTGGAGTGGAGAGATATGGCCCAGACACATACCAAGAGGTGCATCTCACAGTTACAGATG CTCCTCCTAGACCGTCAACTGTCACCTCCAGACCTCATGTCTGCACAACATCCTCTAACCTCTCGGCAACATTATCTAACATCTccacaaccctcccaaacctctctgCAACATTATCTAACATCTccacaaccctcccaaacctctctgCAACATTATCTAACATCTccacaaccctcccaaacctctctgCAACATTATCTAACATCTccacaaccctcccaaacctctctacaacattATCTAACATCTCTAAAACATTTCTGGCATCTGGAGAAATCAGTGGTCCTGCTTCGTCTAGAGCAG GTCTGATGGTGTGGACCAGTGCTGGTCTGGTAGTCATGGTGACAGTGTTAGGACTGGTCCTGCTCCTGTtctacagacagaggagaggaaccaggagaacaccaccaccaccaccaccaccagtctcCTCCAACACACAATCTGACCCTACTGGAgag GTTGACTGTGTGTATGAGGAGatcagagaggcagacagacagacagacacacttccTGTGGTCATCTCTTCAGTTAACTCCACTGTCAACTCACCTACCAACTCTACAACCTACCCTGCTGGCCAAGCAATCGGTGTCCCACACTGTGACATCTATGCTAACGCTAGCTGCCACAAAGATGATATAAATCCAAGTTATTCTACTGCAGATCACCCAGATTCTCTCATCTACTCCAATGTGGATCTACCTACAGATTCTAGAGTCTCTTCAAGTCCTTCAACAGCCAGTGGAACCCAGGATGATTCCATCTACTCTACAGCCCAGATACCCAAAGATACTGTAGAATCTACAAGATACCCTGCTGTGCACCTCTCTAAAGACACTCCAGAAGATGCCCTCTACTCTACAGCCCAGCTACCCAAAGATACTGTAGAATCTACAAGATACCCTGCTGTACACCTCTCTAAAGACACTCCAGAAGATGCCCTCTACTCTACAGCCCAGCTACCCAAAATAATATAG